The nucleotide sequence ACCTGGAGCGCGGCTGCGTGCGTTGGGAGGGCGGAACGGCCGACCGGGCCGCAGGCGAAGCGTGCGCGCTTGACGGGCCTTTCCAGGCCGTGGGGAGCGAGTCGGGATGGGAGCTCGAGCGATGAATACGAGCGGGGATGACACGAAAGCGGCCCTTGCCCCCTCGGACGTGCCCGGGCCCGGGGGGTATCTGCTCCGGGCAGCCGACCCTTCCCTCGTCGAGCGCTGGCTCGACGGGCTGGAGGGCGAAGGGACGGAGCGGGTGGTCTGGTTCGCGGACGAAGTCACCCTGTCCGGCATGCTGGCCCAGCTGTGGACTCCGCCCCTTTCGGGGGCCCCCCGGGTTTTCCTGGTCCGCCACGCCGAGAAGATGCGCAAGGACGACCTCGAAGCCCTGGTGCGGGCGACGACGGGCCGGTTTTCCTTCGGGGAGGACAGGCTCGTCCTCTGGGATCAATCGGAGGAGGGGCGGGCGGCCGAGGCCCTTCGGCAGGCCGGCGCCTTCGACGCCGGCACCTGGAGACTCATCGATTGGGACAGTGGCGCACCGGGCCGCCGGCGCGAGCAAGAGCTGGATGCCCGGCTTGCCCGGTTGCGACTGCCGGAGCCGGCTCTGCGCCTGGTCAGGCGCATGGCGATGCGCTTTCCGGAGCGGGCCGCGCAGGAGCTGGCGAAACTCGAGGTGCTGGAGGGGGAGGCGCTGGACGAGGCCCGGGTCCGGGCGGTCCTCTCGGCGGACCTGGTCGAGGCCGTGCTGGAGGACGAGGGGCCGGCACCCTCGGGCCTCGGCGGGCAGGCCGACCGCCGGCGATTCCAGGTGGCCGAGGCCGCCCTCGATGGCGACACGGCCCAGGCCTGGCGGCTGGTACGCGCGATCGAGCGGGAGGGGGTGCCTGCGTCGTGGATCTGGCGGGAGATCGGGCGACAGGCCATGGAACTCTGGGAGATGGCCGAGGCCCTGGCCCGGCAGGCTCCGGACGGGTCAGGCATCCCCGAACCGGTTCCCGAGGCCTTCGCCCGCCGGCCGCCTTTTGCCGTGCGGAAGGCGGCCGCGCGCGCCAGGCGCCTCGGGATCGAAGGACTCACCACCGTTCTGGGCTGGGTGGCCCAGACCGACTACGACTCCAAACAAGGCGTGGATCCGGAGGACGCCTTGCGCCGCCTGCTCTTGCGGATGGCTCAGGCGGTCTGGCCGGCCCCTTGACCCTCGGCGGGCGCCGGTGACGCAGGCGCCGGCTGAGCAGCCGCACCCTGGGCCCGGGCGGCCTCCAGCCGGCGGAGCATGGCGACGAGGCGGGACTTGCGCCGGGCGGCCTGGTTGGGATGGATGACTCCCTTGCGGGCCGCTTTGTCGATGGCCTTCTGTGCGAGCGGGTAGAGCTTCCAACCCTCTTCGACCTGCTGGACGGCCGCGCGCTGGCACTTGCGAATGGCGGTCCGCATGGCCGACTTGATGGCCAGGTTGTGCTGGCGCCGGCGGATGGACTGGCGCAAGCGCTTGGCGGCAGAACGGGTATTGGGCAACCCTTGCAACCTCCTCGTGGTCCGAAAGGCTCCTCGGCCGGCACGGACGGCGTGATTTTACCACACGCCACCGGCCCCTGCAACGCCGGGCGGCCTCGGGGGCATGCTACGACCGGCGGGGTAACCGGGCTCTCCCGGGACCCTTGCGTCCGAGGAGGTGCGCTTCACCTGACATGTCACCATCGCCTCTGCCTCCCACGTCCGGCCCTGACGAACAGGAATGGCGCTTGCCCGCTGCCCGTCCTTCCATGCCCTCCTTTTCCGCCGGGCTGCCGCCTGTCGGCTCCCGCTGGTGGGCAGGGCGCAGGCTCGTGGACGACGTGACGCGCCGGCGCGGCCACACCCGGATCGACGCCCGAAGGCCCGGCTCTCCGCGCACCGACCTGGCGGTCGAGGCTCACCAAGCGGTGGTGAGCCGGAGCAGGAGTACCGTGCCCGAGGTGGAGACCGAGAGGGAGCCGGGCCGGTACGCCTCGGTCCACCGGGTGCGCATCACGGGCCCTCGTGGCGCAGCCGCCCTGGGCAAGGCCCCCGGCACGTACACCACCGTGGAGTCGCCCCAGCTGCGCCAGCGTTCGCAGGAGGCCAAAGAAGAAGTCGCCGGCCTGGTGGCCAAAGAGCTCGCCGGGCTGCTCCGACGGCAAGGAGTCGGGCCTGACGCCCCCGTGCTCGTCGCCGGACTGGGCAACTGGAACGCCACGCCGGACAGCCTCGGCCCCCGGGTGGTGGGGCAAATCCTGGTCACCCGCCACCTGCACGAGATGCTGCCGCCCGAGAAGAAGGGCTCCCTCCGGCCGGTCAGCGCGATCTCGCCGGGGGTATTGGGCCTGACCGGGATCGAGACCACGGAACTCGTAGCCGGCGTGGTGCAACGCACCCGGCCCGCGGCCGTGATCTGCATCGACGCCCTGGCCGCCGCATCCCCCGACCGGCTGTGCTCGACGGTCCAGATCTCCGACGCCGGCATCCAACCGGGCGCAGGGGTGGGCAACGTGCGACGGGGCCTCAACCGGGAGACCCTCGGGATCCCGGTCGTGGCCGTCGGCGTGCCCACGGTCATCCACGCCTCGCGCCTGAGCGGCGTCGGGGACGGCTGGGCAGGCGCCCCGGCGGTGCCGCCGGGGGCCTTCCCGCCCCTCCTTCACGGGGGGGACGCCCGGAGCCAGGCCGCCCCGATGGTCTCGGGCACGCCGTTCACCGGGGATGGCGCGCAGGCAGACGACGACTTCCTTGCCACCCTCATCGTGACGCCCAAGGAGATCGACGTTTTCGTCGAGGACGCCTCCGAGGTCGTGGCCGGCGCGCTCAACGACGCCCTGCACCCCGGGCTCGACCTCGAAGAGGTGCTCCGCTCCATCTGAGCGGGCGCTCGCCTCTCGGGCACCCCTGACCCGGCACAGGAATCCTCGCGTCTTCGCCGAACGGATGACATGAGGCGGTTGCGAGTCAGGGCCGCAGGGGAGACGTCCGAAGACGCGGGTGCGAGGCGAGCTTTCGCAGCGTTCCTCACGTCCGGCCGGAGGCCGGCTCCGGGGTCGCGATACGGCGTTACGCGTCACCCCGGCCTCTGCGGCGGCCGACCCGGCGGACGAGGGCCAGGCGGTCGTGCGGATCACGTTCGACGAGACCGTGACGGCAGCCGCCGCAGCAGCGCGGGGGCTGGCCTCGCTGCTCGGCACGCATCCGAGCTACCGCGTGCTGACGAGCCTCGGGGCAGGGCCGGTCGTGATGGTCGTTCACTTCACCTACCACTCCGCGGTGGAATTGAGCCGCCTGTACGACCAGCTCCTGTGGTTCGTCGAGCTCTCCCAGCGGGCCCACCGCTCCGGCGTCGCGGAATAGGACCGTCCCTCCCGGCATAGCCATGGGTACCCGGGAGGGGACCGTCTTTGCTGTTTTCGCGTCGCGGAGCGTTTTTCGTCGTTTCCGCCCGGACAGGCTTGCGGGTGCTCGCCGTTGCGGCTTCCGCCGCGCTGGGGTTCGCCCTCGGGCCCACCATCATGCCTCCGCCGGGATGGCTCGTGCCTCCGGGCGTTCCCGGGATGCCGGCGGGCTCCGGCGCACCGGCATCCCGCAACGGGCAGACCCCTGCCCCGCCCGTAGAGCGCATGGCGCTGCTGCAGCGCTTCGGCGCCTGGGTGGTCGCCCGGGCCACCGAGGTGGCCTGGCCGGCCGCTCCCACGGCCGCCCGTGCCGGAGAGCCGGGGCCATCGCCGTCACGTCCCTCGCCTGCGCCTGTCCCCTCCGACCGCGGGCCAGAGGACGGCTCGCCGGTCCGGCCCGCCCTGGCGCCTCCCCCGTCGCCGCAGCGGCCCCATGCCCCGGAAAAGCCGCCGGATCCGCCTGCGCGCCCTCGCCCTTCCGGCCCTGCCCGTGCGGCGGTGTGGGTGGCCGTCTATCACACCCATACCTCGGAGATGTACCGCACCCCTGACTTTCACCCGTCCGACCCGCTGGAGTACCACCGGTTCGGCACGACCGACACGGGGGTCGTCCGCGTCGGGAAAGCGCTGGTCGACGCCCTCAACGCACTGGGCATCCCGGCGGTGCACATCACGACCATCCACGACTATCCCAGCCACGACCTCGCCTACGTGCGATCCATGGAGACGGCCAGGGCGCTGGTGGAGCGTTACCCGTCGCTCCGGCTCCTCATCGACCTGCACCGGGACGCTCCGCAGGAGGGCGGCGATCTCGAGACCTCCGTCGACGGCGAGTCGGTCGCCCAGCTCGCGCTGGTGGTGGGCACGGGCCGCGACGGGGCCGAAGAGAAAAGTAACCTGGCTGTCGCCCGGGCCCTTGCCGCCGAACTCGACTCCCGCTTTCCGGGGCTGCTGCGCCGGCTCATCCTCCGGCCCGGACGCTACTACAACCAGCAGGTGCATCCCGGAGCCCTGCTCATCGAGGTCGGCTCGTACCGCAGCCAGGAGGAGGCCGCGCGGCGATCGGCCCTGCTGCTGGCACAGGGCATCGCCGCGCTGCTCCTCAAGAGCCCCTTTCCCCGCAGCGCCTGGAGCTGAGGCCCTCGCCTGCTACGGCCGGGCGCCGCCCGTGCCCGGCAGCCGGCGCACCGCCTGGCGCAGCCACCCCAGGCCCGTGCGAAGCCGGGCCGCGGCCGTCGCCGCGGCCCGCCCCGCGGCCTGGCCCATCTGGCGAGCCTCCCGCAGTCCCACGAGCCAGCTGGCCGCCGCGTAGACCGCCGCCCCGGCCCCCACGCCGGCTCCCACGACCAGGGCCCGCCCCTGGAAGGTCTCCATGCCGTAGCGCCCGGTGGCCCACGCTGCCGCTGACCAGGCCGCCCAGGCCATGGGGATGCTGGCGGCGGCTGCCCGGGCGAGGAAGTCCCCGAGGGATGCCCAGACCATGCCCGCCGTCTTGCGACCGAGCAGCAGCAGGTAGACGGCCCAGTTGGCCACGCTCGTCAAGGTGAAGGCCAGGGCCAGCCCGGCGTGGCCCATCCGGGTGGCATGCAGGAAGACCAGGCTGAGCGCCGTGTTGACCCCCAGCGCCCCGGCGGAGATGGCGACGGGAGTACGGGTATCCTGCAGCGAGTAAAAGGCCCGGGTCAGGATCTGAATGGCGCTTTGCGACACGAGCCCGCCGGCGTAGAAGACCAGGGCGAGCGCCGTCGCCCGGCTGTCCTCCGCCGTGAACTGCCCCGCCTGGAAGAGCAGCCGTATGACCGGCTCGGCCAGGATCACGAGCCCCACGGCCGACGGGATGGTGAAGTAGAGAATGCCCCGCATGGCAGCGCTCACCGTACGGCCGAACTGCCCTATCTCCCCCAGCGCCACGTGGGTGGCCATGGTCGGGAAGGCCACCGTGGAGAGCCCCATGGCGAAGATGCCGAGCGGGAACTGCATCACCCGGTTGGCGAGGGTCAACGCCGTGATCGAGCCGGCCGGCAGCGTCGAGGCCAGGTTGGTGCTGATGATCAGGGACAGCTGCGTGATGGACAGCCCGAAGAGCGCCGGCAGCATCAGCCGGTACAGCTGGCGTACGCCGGGGTCGGCGAAATCGAAGACCGGCCGCCACCGCCGGTAGCGCAGCGTCACCAGGGTCCACTGCAGCCCCGCGTTGGCGATCGCGCCTGCCACGGTGCCGACCGCCATGCCGCGGATCCCGATGCGAGGGCCGAGGACGTAAGCGCCCAGGATGATTCCCACGTTGTAAAGGATGGGTCCGAGGAGCGGCACGGTAAAATGGCGGTAGCTGTTGAGCACGCCCATCCCGAGCCCGGCCAGCGCCGTGAAGAAGACCGCCGGGAACATCCACCGCATGAGCTCCACCAGCAGCACCCGCTCGTGGCCCGTGAAGCCGTACGCCACCAGCGGCGCCAGCGACGGCGCCCAGATCATGCCGCCTGCGGTCACCAGGAGGAGAAGGGCCACGGTGCCGTTGAGGAACGTGCTGGCGACCCTCCAGCCCTTCTCTTCCTCCCCCCGGGCGAGATAGCCCGTGAAGACCGGGATGAACGCCGCGGTGATGGCGCCGCCCACCAGCAGGAAGTACATGAGGTCCGGGATGTTGAACGCGGCCTTGAACGCGTCCGTCTCGACGGTGCGCCCGAATACCTCGGCGACCGCCCGCTCGCGCACGAACCCGAGCAGGCGGCTGGTCAGGATGAGCCCCATGGTGAGCGCCGCGTCCCGCAGGAGACGGCCCCTCGGGGCGGCGGGCGCGGGGTGACCGGTAGGATCCAGAGGTGACTCCCTGCCTTTCGATGCCCCTGCGGCTTCTGCGGCGACGTGGGGCCTTCCTGCCCCGTGGAGCCCATCTGCTATAATCACTCGTTGTCGGGTACCTCGTGCCGGAGGAGCATCATCGGGCGTGGATCCATCGCGCATCCGCAACTTCTGTATCATTGCCCACGTCGACCACGGCAAGTCTACCCTGGCCGACCGGCTGCTGGAGCGCACGGGCACCCTCAGCTCGCGGGAGATGGTGGACCAGGTCCTGGATCAAATGGACCTGGAGCGGGAGCGCGGGATCACCATCAAGCTCACCGCGGTGACGATGGAGTACACCCCCGCCGGGGAAGCGCCGTATCTCCTCAACCTCATCGACACGCCCGGCCACGTCGACTTCTCTTACGAGGTCTCTCGCAGCCTCGCCGCGTGCGAGGGCGCTCTCCTGGTGGTGGACGCGAGCCAGGGCGTCGAGGCGCAAACCATGGCCAACTTCCTCATGGCGCTGGAGCACGACCTCGAAATCATTCCGGTCATCAACAAGATCGACCTGCCCAACGCCGACCCCGACCGGGTCGCCCGCGAGATCCAGGAGGTCCTGGGGCTCGAGGCGGGCCAGGCGATCCGCATCTCGGCCAAGACGGGCTTACACGTGGACCAGGTGTTGGATGCCATCGTGAAGCGCATCCCTGCCCCGAGGGGAGACGTCGACAGGCCGCTCAGGGCGCTCATCTTCGACTCCCACTTCGACTCCTACCGCGGGGTCGTGGCCTACGTGCGGGTCATGGACGGATCGGTCTCGGTCGGCGACCGGATCCGGCTCATGAGCACCGGCGCGGAGCACGACGTGGAAAACCTGTTCGTCTTCCGGCCGCAGCTCGTCCCCGTCTCAGAGCTCGCCGCCGGCCAGGTGGGAGCGCTCACGGCCGGTATCAAGAACATCCGGGACGCCCGGGTCGGCGACACCATCACGCGGGTCGACCGGCCGGCCACCGAAGCGCTTCCCGGCTATCGCCCGCCCTTGCCCATGGTCTTCTCGGGGCTGTATCCGGTGGACAGCGAGGAGTTCCCGAAGCTCCGGGAAGCCCTGGAAAAGCTCCAGCTCAACGACGCCTCCCTCCAGTTCGAGCCCGAGACGTCGGCGGCCCTGGGGCCCGGTTTCCGGTGCGGGTTCCTGGGCCTTCTGCACATGGAGATCGTGCAAGAGCGCCTGGAGCGGGAGTTTCACCTCAATCTGGTGACCACGGCGCCGAGCGTGGCCTACCGGGTAAGGCTGCGCTCGGGGGAGGTCGTGACCGTCGACAACCCGGCGGACATGCCGGATCCGGGGCGGATCGAAGCGATCGAGGAGCCGTACGTGCGAGCCACGATCCTGACGCCGGCCGACTACGTGGGCCCGGTCATGGACCTGTGCCGGGACCGGAGGGGGCAGTTTCTCAACCTGGAGTACCCGGTGCCCAGCCGGTCGGTCCTCACGTACGACCTGCCGCTCGCCGAGATCCTGATGGACTTCTACGATCGGCTCAAGTCGCTCACCCGGGGGTACGCCTCCCTCGACTACCGGTACGTGGGCCACCGGGAGGGCGACCTGGTGAAGCTGGACATCCTGCTCAACGGGCGCCCGGTGGATGCGCTGTCGTGCATCCTGCACCGCGAGCGGGCGTACCAGCGGGGGCGCCAGCTGGTAGAGAAGCTGCGGGAGCTCATCCCTCGCCAGCTCTTCGACGTGCCCATCCAGGCCGCCATCGGTAGCCGCGTGATAGCCCGGGAGACGCTGCGGGCCCTTCGCAAGGACGTGCTGGCCAAGTGCTACGGGGGCGACGTGACCCGCAAGCGCAAGCTCCTCGAGAAGCAAAAAGAGGGCAAGAAACGGATGAAGCAGCTGGGGATGGTGGACGTGCCGCAGGAGGCGTTCATGGCGGTGCTGCGCATTGAGTGAGCCGCAGCGCCCGCACCCCCTCGTGCGTTCGCTGGTCGAGAGCCTGTCGTCCCGGCGCCGGTGGCCGCGCGGGCTGTACGTGCACGTTCCTTACTGCGTGGCGAAGTGCCCCTATTGCGACTTCAACTCGTACGCCTTCTCGGATCCGGGGCAGCTCGACGAGATGGTCGAGGCCATCCTGCAGGAGGCCGAGCAGTGGGCGGCTCTTCTGGAGGGCGGCCGCGGGGGCTTTCGCACCCTGTTCGTCGGCGGCGGCACGCCCACGGTGCTGCGGCCGGCACAGCTACGCAGGCTCGTCGTCGGCTTGCGCGAGCGCCTGCCCCTTTCCGATCTCGAGGAGGCGACCATCGAAGCCAACCCCGGCACTTTGACCCTGGAGAAGCTCGAAGCGCTGCGGGAGGCGGGCATCGACCGGGTGAGCGTGGGGGTCCAGAGCCTGCAGCCGGACGAGCTGCGGCGGCTCGGGCGGATCCACACGGCCGAGCAGGCCGTGCGCAGCGTGGCCATGATCCGGCGGGCCGGCTTCGCCCGGTTCAACCTGGACGTGATGGTGGCCATCCCGGGCCAGACGGCCGAGTCCTTGCGCCACACCCTCGACCGCTTGGTGGGGGAGCTCGGGGCGCGCCACGTGTCGGCCTACGTGCTCACGCTCGAGGAGTCGACCCCGTTCTTCGAAGCATGGCGGCGGGGAGAACTACCCATGGCCGACGAGGAGACCCAGGCGCGCATGGTCGAGCTGGTGGTCTCGAGGCTGGCCGGCGCGGGCCTCGAACGCTACGAGGTGTCCAACTTCGCGCGGCCCGGCGAGGAGTCGAAGCACAACCTCGGCTACTGGCGCCACCAGACCTACCTGGGCCTGGGGCCAGGGGCGCACTCCTTTTGGGCCGGCTTCCGCTTCGCCTCCGTGCGCGCTCCGGCCGCCTACGTGGGGGCCGTGCGCCCGGGCGGCGCGACGGCCGGGTCGGCCGTCGGCTTCATCGAACGGCTGTGCCTGCGCCAGTGGATGGACGAGCGGATCTTGCTGGGCTTGCGCATCGCCGAGGGCGTCGACCGGGAGCGGTTCGCCCGGGAGCTGGGGTACCCGCTGGAAGAAGCCTACGACCCCCGGGTGTGGGATCGGCTGGAGGCCGGCGGGCTCATCCGGCGAGACGGGCGCACCGTGCGCCTGACCGATCGGGGGTTCCTGGTGGCCGACGCCGTGGCGGTCGCCATCACGGCGTCGGCCCGTCCGCTGCCCGGTGAGGCAGAGCCGCTCCTACAGGGAGAAGCCCAGGGCGAGCCCGATGAAGACGTCGGAGCTGATCCTGCCGCCGGTGCTGACCAGCCCGAATCCCAGTTCACCGGTGCCCCGCACGCGGCGGTCGAAGCGGATCTCGTAGCCGCCGCTCACCCATAGCCCCGGCTCGAACTCCTCGAGGCGCGCCGGATCCGAGCGGGCCTGCGCGCCGATGTACGCCCCGTAAAACGGCCGGTGCACCGGGGCCGAGACGGTGTACTGGCGCACCCCTGCGTACAGCCCTACGGGATCGAGGGCGATCCCCACGAGCCAGGAGCTGGCGCCGGAGTGCTCCCTCTCCAGGTCGACCCCGAATCCCATGGCCGAGAAATGGGCGCTGGCCACCGTCCGCGGCTCGGCGAGGGCGGTCCCTGCTCCCGGCCCGGCCAGGGCCAGGACGATTCCCACCACGGCCACGGCCGAGGCCAGGGCCCACGGAGCGAGCGGCTTGCCGTGCGCTTCTCTCATGACCTTTGCATCCCCCCAGAGCTCGACTCGCCATCAAAGGGATCTCGCAAGCCGGGGTATGGATATGCCGGAGGGAAGCAAGAACCTCCTTTGGAAGTCGCTGGATGGCCGCGCGGCATCGGCGGGCCGCTTTGCTTGACACCACGCCCTTGGCTTGCTAATCTCAATGCAGGTTAGC is from Limnochorda sp. L945t and encodes:
- the hemW gene encoding radical SAM family heme chaperone HemW, translating into MSEPQRPHPLVRSLVESLSSRRRWPRGLYVHVPYCVAKCPYCDFNSYAFSDPGQLDEMVEAILQEAEQWAALLEGGRGGFRTLFVGGGTPTVLRPAQLRRLVVGLRERLPLSDLEEATIEANPGTLTLEKLEALREAGIDRVSVGVQSLQPDELRRLGRIHTAEQAVRSVAMIRRAGFARFNLDVMVAIPGQTAESLRHTLDRLVGELGARHVSAYVLTLEESTPFFEAWRRGELPMADEETQARMVELVVSRLAGAGLERYEVSNFARPGEESKHNLGYWRHQTYLGLGPGAHSFWAGFRFASVRAPAAYVGAVRPGGATAGSAVGFIERLCLRQWMDERILLGLRIAEGVDRERFARELGYPLEEAYDPRVWDRLEAGGLIRRDGRTVRLTDRGFLVADAVAVAITASARPLPGEAEPLLQGEAQGEPDEDVGADPAAGADQPESQFTGAPHAAVEADLVAAAHP
- the lepA gene encoding translation elongation factor 4 yields the protein MDPSRIRNFCIIAHVDHGKSTLADRLLERTGTLSSREMVDQVLDQMDLERERGITIKLTAVTMEYTPAGEAPYLLNLIDTPGHVDFSYEVSRSLAACEGALLVVDASQGVEAQTMANFLMALEHDLEIIPVINKIDLPNADPDRVAREIQEVLGLEAGQAIRISAKTGLHVDQVLDAIVKRIPAPRGDVDRPLRALIFDSHFDSYRGVVAYVRVMDGSVSVGDRIRLMSTGAEHDVENLFVFRPQLVPVSELAAGQVGALTAGIKNIRDARVGDTITRVDRPATEALPGYRPPLPMVFSGLYPVDSEEFPKLREALEKLQLNDASLQFEPETSAALGPGFRCGFLGLLHMEIVQERLEREFHLNLVTTAPSVAYRVRLRSGEVVTVDNPADMPDPGRIEAIEEPYVRATILTPADYVGPVMDLCRDRRGQFLNLEYPVPSRSVLTYDLPLAEILMDFYDRLKSLTRGYASLDYRYVGHREGDLVKLDILLNGRPVDALSCILHRERAYQRGRQLVEKLRELIPRQLFDVPIQAAIGSRVIARETLRALRKDVLAKCYGGDVTRKRKLLEKQKEGKKRMKQLGMVDVPQEAFMAVLRIE
- the murJ gene encoding murein biosynthesis integral membrane protein MurJ, with the translated sequence MIQKLRMRDGSTPDDAPPARGTRQRVIIADGLHGAGRPHVAAEAAGASKGRESPLDPTGHPAPAAPRGRLLRDAALTMGLILTSRLLGFVRERAVAEVFGRTVETDAFKAAFNIPDLMYFLLVGGAITAAFIPVFTGYLARGEEEKGWRVASTFLNGTVALLLLVTAGGMIWAPSLAPLVAYGFTGHERVLLVELMRWMFPAVFFTALAGLGMGVLNSYRHFTVPLLGPILYNVGIILGAYVLGPRIGIRGMAVGTVAGAIANAGLQWTLVTLRYRRWRPVFDFADPGVRQLYRLMLPALFGLSITQLSLIISTNLASTLPAGSITALTLANRVMQFPLGIFAMGLSTVAFPTMATHVALGEIGQFGRTVSAAMRGILYFTIPSAVGLVILAEPVIRLLFQAGQFTAEDSRATALALVFYAGGLVSQSAIQILTRAFYSLQDTRTPVAISAGALGVNTALSLVFLHATRMGHAGLALAFTLTSVANWAVYLLLLGRKTAGMVWASLGDFLARAAAASIPMAWAAWSAAAWATGRYGMETFQGRALVVGAGVGAGAAVYAAASWLVGLREARQMGQAAGRAAATAAARLRTGLGWLRQAVRRLPGTGGARP
- the rpsT gene encoding 30S ribosomal protein S20, which gives rise to MPNTRSAAKRLRQSIRRRQHNLAIKSAMRTAIRKCQRAAVQQVEEGWKLYPLAQKAIDKAARKGVIHPNQAARRKSRLVAMLRRLEAARAQGAAAQPAPASPAPAEGQGAGQTA
- the gpr gene encoding GPR endopeptidase translates to MDDVTRRRGHTRIDARRPGSPRTDLAVEAHQAVVSRSRSTVPEVETEREPGRYASVHRVRITGPRGAAALGKAPGTYTTVESPQLRQRSQEAKEEVAGLVAKELAGLLRRQGVGPDAPVLVAGLGNWNATPDSLGPRVVGQILVTRHLHEMLPPEKKGSLRPVSAISPGVLGLTGIETTELVAGVVQRTRPAAVICIDALAAASPDRLCSTVQISDAGIQPGAGVGNVRRGLNRETLGIPVVAVGVPTVIHASRLSGVGDGWAGAPAVPPGAFPPLLHGGDARSQAAPMVSGTPFTGDGAQADDDFLATLIVTPKEIDVFVEDASEVVAGALNDALHPGLDLEEVLRSI
- the spoIIP gene encoding stage II sporulation protein P produces the protein MLFSRRGAFFVVSARTGLRVLAVAASAALGFALGPTIMPPPGWLVPPGVPGMPAGSGAPASRNGQTPAPPVERMALLQRFGAWVVARATEVAWPAAPTAARAGEPGPSPSRPSPAPVPSDRGPEDGSPVRPALAPPPSPQRPHAPEKPPDPPARPRPSGPARAAVWVAVYHTHTSEMYRTPDFHPSDPLEYHRFGTTDTGVVRVGKALVDALNALGIPAVHITTIHDYPSHDLAYVRSMETARALVERYPSLRLLIDLHRDAPQEGGDLETSVDGESVAQLALVVGTGRDGAEEKSNLAVARALAAELDSRFPGLLRRLILRPGRYYNQQVHPGALLIEVGSYRSQEEAARRSALLLAQGIAALLLKSPFPRSAWS
- a CDS encoding DNA polymerase III subunit delta, whose protein sequence is MGARAMNTSGDDTKAALAPSDVPGPGGYLLRAADPSLVERWLDGLEGEGTERVVWFADEVTLSGMLAQLWTPPLSGAPRVFLVRHAEKMRKDDLEALVRATTGRFSFGEDRLVLWDQSEEGRAAEALRQAGAFDAGTWRLIDWDSGAPGRRREQELDARLARLRLPEPALRLVRRMAMRFPERAAQELAKLEVLEGEALDEARVRAVLSADLVEAVLEDEGPAPSGLGGQADRRRFQVAEAALDGDTAQAWRLVRAIEREGVPASWIWREIGRQAMELWEMAEALARQAPDGSGIPEPVPEAFARRPPFAVRKAAARARRLGIEGLTTVLGWVAQTDYDSKQGVDPEDALRRLLLRMAQAVWPAP